Proteins from a genomic interval of Dendropsophus ebraccatus isolate aDenEbr1 chromosome 6, aDenEbr1.pat, whole genome shotgun sequence:
- the LOC138795270 gene encoding uncharacterized protein yields the protein MTSYSSNRSSHCNHVRQALVRLCKNSPYVELEKCLFERLDLRFLGYILSVEGLQMDPDKQSTVLNWPHPVGLRAIQHFIGFTNYYRQFIPHFSSLVAPIVAITKKSSNHSSKICFRHVQSASSMFGSCSISDSQLSSSLNSALLSEFEV from the coding sequence ATGACTTCTTACTCCTCCAATCGTAGTTCTCATTGTAACCACGTCCGTCAGGCACTTGTTCGCTTGTGCAAGAACAGCCCCTATGTCGAGTTGGAAAAATGCCTCTTTGAACGCTTAGACCTGCGATTCTTGGGTTACATCCTCTCAGTTGAGGGTCTCCAGATGGATCCAGACAAGCAGTCCACAGTCCTAAACTGGCCACATCCTGTCGGTCTCCGAGCCATCCAGCATTTCATCGGTTTTACTAATTACTACCGACAATTTATTCCACACTTCTCTTCACTGGTGGCTCCTATTGTTGCCATCACCAAAAAGAGCAGCAACCACTCAAGTAAAATCTGCTTTCGCCACGTCCAAAGTGCTTCATCGATGTTTGGATCTTGTTCCATTTCTGATTCtcagctcagctccagtctgaacagCGCCTTATTATCAGAATTTGAAGTGTGA